A window from Triticum aestivum cultivar Chinese Spring chromosome 6D, IWGSC CS RefSeq v2.1, whole genome shotgun sequence encodes these proteins:
- the LOC123144308 gene encoding cyclase-like protein 1 isoform X2, with protein sequence MAAAALTLLLLVLLPAGRALATAAGDAHPGYAGAEADTCEPAPGGAPPYGGGAAGRRHGPALEEYGGGHIVDITHAYRPSMPAFAPGATVGPLVRLKASMEDGSEYNLSELRMECHMGTHVDAPGHMNQAHFAAGLDVDTLDLDVLNGPALLVDVPRHTNITAESMKSLNIPKGVRRVLFRTLNTDRGLMWKAAGDMSYVGFTEDGAQWLVDNTDIKLVGIDYISVAAFDHLISAHVAFFKNADIILVEALKLDNVKTGLYMLHCLPLRLVGSEGSPIRCILIK encoded by the exons atggccgcggcgGCTCTCACCCTCCTCCTGCTGGTCCTCCTCCCGGCGGGCCGTGCTCTCGCCACGGCGGCCGGCGACGCGCACCCGGGCTACGCGGGCGCGGAGGCCGACACCTGCGAGCCGGCGCCCGGCGGCGCTCCCCCCTACGGAGGAGGCGCGGCAGGCCGGCGCCACGGCCCGGCGCTGGAGGAGTACGGGGGCGGGCACATCGTGGACATCACGCACGCGTACCGCCCCAGCATGCCGGCGTTCGCGCCCGGCGCGACCGTCGGCCCCCTCGTGCGGCTCAAGGCGTCCATGGAGGACGGGTCGGAGTACAACCTGTCGGAGCTCCGGATGGAGTGCCACATGGGCACCCACGTCGACGCGCCGGGCCACATGAACCAggcccacttcgccgccggcctCGACGTCGACACGCTCGACCTGGATGTCCTCAACG GTCCTGCCTTACTGGTCGATGTTCCAAGACACACAAATATAACAG CTGAATCCATGAAATCCCTAAATATACCGAAAGGTGTTCGTCGCGTTCTCTTCAGGACATTGAACACAGACAG GGGGCTCATGTGGAAGGCAGCTGGTGATATGAGTTATGTTGGATTTACAGAGGATGGTGCACAGTGGTTAGTTGACAACACGGACATCAAGCTAGTTG GGATTGACTATATATCAGTTGCTGCGTTTGATCACTTGATCTCTGCCCATGTGGCCTTCTTCAAAAATGCG GATATCATCCTAGTCGAAGCCCTGAAACTAGACAACGTGAAGACTGGACTATACATGCTGCACTGCTTACCTCTGAGACTGGTTGGCTCTGAGGGCTCACCAATTAGGTGCATTCTTATCAAGTGA
- the LOC123144308 gene encoding cyclase-like protein 1 isoform X1, translating into MAAAALTLLLLVLLPAGRALATAAGDAHPGYAGAEADTCEPAPGGAPPYGGGAAGRRHGPALEEYGGGHIVDITHAYRPSMPAFAPGATVGPLVRLKASMEDGSEYNLSELRMECHMGTHVDAPGHMNQAHFAAGLDVDTLDLDVLNGPALLVDVPRHTNITAESMKSLNIPKGVRRVLFRTLNTDRGLMWKAAGDMSYVGFTEDGAQWLVDNTDIKLVGIDYISVAAFDHLISAHVAFFKNAFPSLLQNIPSRALLTNEPTLETCSAYISVDWSLGSTNSLLINLFWGYNASSHYFDASLENIKFTYQ; encoded by the exons atggccgcggcgGCTCTCACCCTCCTCCTGCTGGTCCTCCTCCCGGCGGGCCGTGCTCTCGCCACGGCGGCCGGCGACGCGCACCCGGGCTACGCGGGCGCGGAGGCCGACACCTGCGAGCCGGCGCCCGGCGGCGCTCCCCCCTACGGAGGAGGCGCGGCAGGCCGGCGCCACGGCCCGGCGCTGGAGGAGTACGGGGGCGGGCACATCGTGGACATCACGCACGCGTACCGCCCCAGCATGCCGGCGTTCGCGCCCGGCGCGACCGTCGGCCCCCTCGTGCGGCTCAAGGCGTCCATGGAGGACGGGTCGGAGTACAACCTGTCGGAGCTCCGGATGGAGTGCCACATGGGCACCCACGTCGACGCGCCGGGCCACATGAACCAggcccacttcgccgccggcctCGACGTCGACACGCTCGACCTGGATGTCCTCAACG GTCCTGCCTTACTGGTCGATGTTCCAAGACACACAAATATAACAG CTGAATCCATGAAATCCCTAAATATACCGAAAGGTGTTCGTCGCGTTCTCTTCAGGACATTGAACACAGACAG GGGGCTCATGTGGAAGGCAGCTGGTGATATGAGTTATGTTGGATTTACAGAGGATGGTGCACAGTGGTTAGTTGACAACACGGACATCAAGCTAGTTG GGATTGACTATATATCAGTTGCTGCGTTTGATCACTTGATCTCTGCCCATGTGGCCTTCTTCAAAAATGCG TTCCCAAGCCTACTTCAGAACATTCCTTCACGAGCATTACTGACTAACGAACCAACTCTGGAAACATGTTCTGCCTATATATCAGTTGACTGGAGTCTTGGTTCCACAAATTCCTTGCTAATCAACCTCTTTTGGGGCTACAATGCTTCTTCACACTATTTTGATGCTTCTCTAGAGAACATTAAATTCACATATCAGTGA